A genomic segment from Alteribacillus bidgolensis encodes:
- a CDS encoding CobW family GTP-binding protein: protein MNKKTPVTIISGSIGSGKTTLINELVSASKDMNTAVISHEPKPVTVVEPIGQVRKYKKRTLASTYTVCTSTMEELLEEMKKLAAINDIDYIFMELAGTVEAFPITYMLYNPEDEDAYSILEDIYIDNIVTVIDTTNFWLDFTSDKQIHYQHPLTHHMTEMMMADLLINQIEWCNLLLMNKYKHVNKERINELEWFLEKLQPAGEIVKLDSGDTLAKYLFYRRTFDMEEMSKASAFLGEKTDESNVLKVVGEYGIGSFVYKREGSFHYERFRKWLEQLPQEILRSKGIVSFSEDKKRGFLSQAGPSITLEMEEESSIGRRSEEKIELHFIGIELPCKDIIDALDACLEPAQENRTLMEKCKDISGFK from the coding sequence ATGAATAAAAAGACTCCTGTCACAATCATTAGCGGTTCGATAGGGTCGGGAAAGACAACTCTCATAAACGAACTGGTCTCTGCGTCAAAAGATATGAATACAGCCGTTATATCGCATGAGCCAAAACCGGTGACAGTGGTGGAACCCATTGGCCAAGTGAGAAAATATAAAAAACGGACGTTGGCTTCAACATATACGGTTTGTACTTCAACAATGGAAGAGTTATTGGAAGAAATGAAAAAACTAGCCGCCATAAATGACATCGATTATATCTTTATGGAGTTAGCAGGTACGGTTGAAGCTTTTCCTATTACTTATATGCTGTATAATCCTGAAGATGAAGATGCTTATTCTATATTAGAAGATATCTATATAGATAATATTGTCACTGTTATTGATACAACAAATTTCTGGCTTGATTTTACCTCAGACAAACAAATCCATTATCAACACCCTCTGACTCATCACATGACAGAGATGATGATGGCTGACCTGCTCATCAACCAAATAGAATGGTGTAATCTGCTTCTGATGAATAAGTACAAACACGTGAATAAAGAAAGGATCAATGAACTGGAGTGGTTTCTGGAAAAATTACAGCCTGCCGGCGAGATAGTAAAATTAGATTCAGGTGACACTTTAGCTAAGTATTTGTTCTATCGCCGCACATTTGATATGGAAGAAATGAGTAAAGCCTCCGCATTTTTAGGGGAAAAAACTGATGAAAGCAACGTTTTGAAGGTGGTAGGTGAGTATGGCATTGGCTCTTTTGTATATAAACGGGAAGGGTCTTTTCATTATGAACGGTTTCGGAAGTGGCTGGAACAACTGCCGCAGGAAATTTTACGTTCAAAAGGAATCGTATCCTTTTCCGAAGATAAAAAGAGAGGCTTTTTGTCTCAAGCAGGTCCTTCTATCACGTTAGAAATGGAAGAAGAATCATCCATTGGCAGACGTTCTGAAGAAAAAATTGAACTACATTTTATTGGGATAGAGCTTCCCTGTAAAGATATAATTGATGCATTAGATGCGTGTCTTGAACCTGCTCAAGAGAATCGAACTTTGATGGAAAAGTGTAAAGATATATCAGGTTTTAAGTAA
- a CDS encoding GTP-binding protein: protein MSRVPVTVLSGYLGAGKTTVLNYILNNAEGLKIAVIVNDMSEINIDANLIEQGGFSRSEEKLVEMSNGCICCTLREDLLVEVEKLANAGDIDYMLIESSGISEPIPVAQTFTYLDEDMDIDLSRFCRLDSLVTVVDAYGFWKDVKSGESLLDRKQAVGEEDEREIADLLIDQVEFCDQLIINKCDKLSEEELAKLEAVLRKLQPEATFIRAIHGKVNPKNILHTKAFDFERASAAAGWIKELQQGPENHTPETEEYGITSFVYKKQRPFHTNRFNDWLEHQMPESIIRAKGIVWCATRNDVAISISYAGGSVSISPVSYWLASLPQRMQAQVKAENPESIRHWHEEFGDRMNEFVIIGADMNEAQIREELDACLLTDEEMKTDWETLEDPYDWIIQPAATNS, encoded by the coding sequence ATGTCACGTGTACCTGTAACAGTATTGAGCGGTTATCTTGGAGCTGGAAAAACAACGGTACTTAATTACATTTTAAATAATGCCGAAGGGCTTAAAATTGCGGTCATTGTGAATGACATGAGCGAAATTAATATCGACGCCAACCTCATTGAACAAGGAGGCTTTTCACGATCAGAAGAAAAACTGGTGGAGATGAGCAATGGCTGCATATGCTGTACTCTACGCGAGGATTTACTAGTGGAAGTAGAGAAACTTGCCAACGCTGGCGATATTGACTACATGCTTATTGAGTCTTCCGGTATTAGTGAGCCAATTCCCGTGGCACAAACGTTTACGTATTTAGATGAAGATATGGATATTGACTTAAGTCGCTTCTGCCGGCTGGATTCCCTTGTAACAGTAGTCGATGCCTATGGGTTCTGGAAGGATGTAAAGTCCGGAGAATCCCTGCTGGATAGAAAGCAGGCAGTAGGGGAGGAAGATGAACGGGAAATTGCTGATTTGCTTATTGATCAAGTGGAATTCTGCGATCAGCTGATTATAAATAAATGCGACAAACTTTCGGAAGAAGAACTAGCTAAACTGGAAGCTGTATTGAGAAAACTTCAGCCGGAAGCCACCTTCATTCGAGCAATTCACGGAAAAGTCAATCCGAAAAACATCCTCCATACTAAAGCGTTTGATTTTGAACGGGCCAGTGCTGCTGCCGGCTGGATTAAAGAATTACAGCAAGGACCTGAAAACCATACACCAGAAACCGAAGAATATGGCATTACTTCCTTTGTATATAAAAAACAGCGGCCTTTCCATACGAATCGTTTCAATGACTGGCTGGAACATCAAATGCCGGAATCCATTATCCGGGCGAAAGGTATTGTCTGGTGTGCGACACGAAATGATGTTGCTATTTCCATTTCTTATGCCGGCGGCTCTGTGTCGATCAGTCCTGTTTCTTATTGGCTCGCATCCTTGCCTCAACGTATGCAAGCACAAGTGAAAGCGGAGAATCCGGAATCGATCCGGCATTGGCATGAGGAGTTTGGCGACCGGATGAATGAATTTGTCATTATTGGAGCTGATATGAATGAAGCACAAATCCGCGAAGAATTAGATGCCTGCCTTTTAACAGATGAAGAGATGAAAACAGACTGGGAAACATTAGAAGATCCGTATGACTGGATTATTCAGCCTGCAGCCACAAATAGTTAA
- a CDS encoding MBL fold metallo-hydrolase, with protein MIDTLGIKQIKIDLPFRLNHVHCFLAEGEDGWTVIDTGLHNKYTVDLWDKELSNKEINNIIITHYHPDHFGYAGGLQEKTSAYVSMTKTDADLGYNAWTNEFINEIRRNYTLAGVPDEKANKMKNNTEEFIHYVTPYPRVDHYLEEGEKVRIGNYEYEVIFTPGHSDGLVTFYNAEHNVLLGTDHILPKITPNISYWFHGEENPLQLYLESLDKIRALHADYVIPSHGKPFYGANERIDEIKEHHEERLTKLQAIIKKPCHVYEASQKLFKKELNVHETRFAVGETLAHLEYLRKKGDCDREMHNNSWIYYK; from the coding sequence ATGATCGATACACTAGGTATCAAGCAAATAAAAATTGATCTGCCATTTCGATTAAATCACGTTCATTGCTTTCTTGCAGAAGGAGAAGATGGTTGGACTGTTATTGACACAGGTTTACATAACAAATACACCGTTGATTTGTGGGATAAAGAACTTAGCAACAAAGAAATTAATAACATTATCATTACGCACTACCACCCAGATCATTTTGGGTATGCCGGAGGGCTGCAAGAAAAAACCAGCGCTTATGTCTCGATGACGAAGACAGATGCAGACCTGGGATATAATGCATGGACGAATGAGTTTATTAATGAGATTCGCAGAAATTACACATTAGCAGGTGTTCCAGACGAGAAAGCAAATAAAATGAAAAATAACACAGAAGAATTTATTCATTATGTAACCCCTTATCCTAGAGTGGATCACTATTTAGAAGAGGGGGAGAAGGTTAGAATTGGTAATTATGAATACGAAGTCATTTTTACTCCCGGGCATTCAGATGGGTTAGTAACATTTTATAATGCGGAACACAACGTTTTGCTTGGGACTGATCATATTCTTCCCAAAATTACTCCGAACATATCGTACTGGTTTCATGGTGAAGAAAACCCGCTTCAATTGTATCTGGAGTCATTAGATAAAATAAGGGCTCTGCATGCAGATTATGTTATTCCTTCGCATGGAAAACCGTTTTATGGAGCAAACGAAAGAATTGACGAAATAAAAGAGCACCATGAAGAACGATTAACAAAACTGCAAGCCATCATTAAAAAACCATGTCATGTTTATGAAGCCAGCCAAAAATTGTTTAAAAAAGAACTGAATGTACACGAAACACGTTTTGCTGTCGGAGAAACATTGGCTCATTTAGAATACTTACGAAAAAAAGGTGATTGTGATCGAGAAATGCACAACAATTCCTGGATTTATTATAAATAA
- the folE2 gene encoding GTP cyclohydrolase FolE2 produces MALHLKKILPNKEERHKLFGSVPPIKGKKPTDKENMPDLQNKPNDYLFPIEKVGISNVRHPVNITSELDPGHQTTVAQFTLTTSLIQQSKGINMSRLTELLHEYHKKNWTLDLSSLSQFSKELVQWMEQDHAEVEVSFPWFFERKGPATGKGGLMHADMWMKSSYQEEEKKHSPSIGITAAVTTLCPCSKEISEYSAHNQRGMVTIKANLYEHVSFDWKKELLEAAETNASALLHPVLKRPDEKMVTEQAYENPRFVEDLCRLIAADLYEMDFIRSFQVECRNEESIHLHDAVAALSFSKEE; encoded by the coding sequence ATGGCATTACACCTAAAAAAAATATTGCCCAACAAAGAAGAAAGACATAAACTTTTTGGCTCTGTCCCTCCTATTAAAGGAAAAAAACCAACAGATAAAGAAAACATGCCCGACTTACAAAATAAACCGAATGATTACTTATTTCCTATAGAAAAAGTTGGTATCAGCAACGTCCGTCATCCAGTAAATATCACCTCAGAACTGGATCCCGGCCACCAAACGACTGTGGCTCAATTCACTTTAACTACGAGTCTCATCCAGCAGTCCAAAGGAATAAACATGAGTAGGCTGACAGAACTTTTACATGAATATCATAAAAAGAACTGGACGCTGGACCTTTCATCCCTTTCTCAATTCAGCAAAGAACTGGTCCAATGGATGGAACAGGATCATGCTGAGGTGGAAGTAAGCTTTCCTTGGTTTTTTGAGCGGAAAGGCCCGGCAACTGGAAAAGGCGGATTGATGCATGCGGATATGTGGATGAAATCTTCTTATCAAGAGGAAGAAAAGAAACATAGCCCTTCCATTGGAATAACCGCAGCGGTCACTACTCTATGTCCATGTTCAAAAGAAATTAGTGAATACTCGGCACACAATCAAAGAGGCATGGTTACCATCAAGGCAAATTTGTATGAACATGTGTCTTTTGACTGGAAAAAAGAGTTGTTAGAAGCAGCAGAAACAAATGCCAGTGCTCTTCTTCACCCTGTGTTAAAACGTCCTGATGAGAAAATGGTGACAGAACAGGCCTATGAGAATCCCCGATTTGTAGAAGATTTATGTCGATTAATAGCGGCAGACTTATATGAAATGGACTTCATCCGTTCCTTTCAAGTGGAATGCAGGAATGAGGAATCCATACACCTGCATGACGCGGTGGCTGCACTTTCCTTTTCCAAAGAAGAATAA
- a CDS encoding CobW family GTP-binding protein, whose product MERIPVTILTGFLGSGKTTLLNHLLTADHGERIAVIVNEFGEVGIDNQLVVGAEEEIFEMNNGCICCTVRGDLIRVLTDLIAAKFGTNGRKGEVDFDRVVIETTGLAEPAPVIQSFFVDEAIAMFYQMDSVITLVDAKHANQQLDQTHEAQEQVAFADIILLNKIDLVNNKEVQALEKRIRLMNPSVKIFRTKNAQIDLEHILSIHAFELDKKLEVDPGFLTEDPNDHEHDDHVTSFVLRANRPLHLEKLEKLVNHWIRDFGTDMYRYKGILNIQGTERKVIFQGIHMLFASTMDRKWKDNEERISEIVIIGKDLDQEQFETQFTECVEETLSN is encoded by the coding sequence GTGGAAAGAATTCCAGTAACTATTTTAACGGGGTTTCTAGGATCAGGTAAAACAACGTTACTGAATCATCTTCTTACAGCAGATCATGGGGAAAGAATTGCGGTTATTGTGAATGAGTTTGGAGAAGTGGGAATTGATAATCAATTAGTGGTTGGTGCGGAAGAAGAGATTTTTGAAATGAATAACGGCTGCATTTGCTGCACCGTTCGAGGGGATTTAATCCGTGTTCTGACCGATCTCATAGCAGCTAAATTTGGTACCAATGGACGGAAAGGGGAAGTGGATTTTGACCGGGTTGTAATAGAGACAACTGGTTTGGCGGAACCAGCCCCAGTGATTCAATCCTTTTTTGTGGATGAAGCAATCGCCATGTTTTATCAGATGGATTCGGTGATTACGCTGGTTGATGCGAAGCATGCCAACCAACAATTGGATCAAACCCATGAAGCTCAAGAACAAGTAGCGTTTGCGGATATCATCCTGCTGAACAAAATCGACCTTGTAAACAATAAAGAAGTACAGGCACTAGAGAAAAGAATTCGCTTAATGAATCCATCGGTGAAGATTTTTAGAACAAAAAATGCTCAAATTGATCTGGAACATATATTATCCATTCATGCGTTTGAGTTAGATAAAAAATTAGAGGTCGATCCAGGCTTTTTAACAGAGGATCCGAATGATCATGAACATGATGATCACGTAACGTCTTTTGTGTTAAGAGCAAACCGTCCATTACATTTAGAGAAATTAGAAAAGTTAGTCAACCATTGGATAAGAGATTTCGGAACGGATATGTATCGATATAAAGGTATATTAAATATACAAGGAACAGAAAGAAAGGTGATTTTTCAAGGCATCCATATGCTGTTTGCTTCCACGATGGATCGCAAATGGAAGGATAATGAGGAGAGAATAAGTGAAATAGTCATCATTGGAAAAGATTTAGATCAAGAACAGTTTGAAACGCAGTTTACAGAATGTGTGGAAGAAACGTTATCTAATTAA
- the sufU gene encoding Fe-S cluster assembly sulfur transfer protein SufU yields MLQDLYRKLVMTHAKYRQNHGNLEGDNVWKVHYKNPTCGDVITLYLRLERDKVRDVSFEGEGCSISMASSSMMTELIKNEELDTVSALREAFEQLIRQGEKPGDDIDLGDAMALEGVHKLRARHNCALMAWQALDKILDDVDSYRGLKEMEIR; encoded by the coding sequence ATGCTTCAAGACTTATATCGCAAATTAGTGATGACGCATGCCAAGTATAGGCAGAATCATGGAAATCTTGAAGGTGATAATGTCTGGAAAGTCCATTATAAAAATCCAACATGTGGTGATGTCATCACACTTTATCTCCGCCTGGAAAGAGATAAGGTTCGAGATGTCTCCTTTGAAGGAGAAGGATGCAGCATTAGTATGGCTTCCTCATCAATGATGACGGAACTCATTAAAAATGAAGAGTTGGACACGGTTTCTGCTTTACGAGAAGCATTTGAACAGCTTATTCGTCAAGGAGAGAAACCAGGTGATGATATTGATCTTGGAGATGCCATGGCATTGGAAGGGGTCCACAAACTAAGAGCCCGCCATAATTGTGCATTAATGGCGTGGCAAGCCTTAGATAAGATATTGGATGATGTAGATTCTTACAGAGGACTGAAAGAAATGGAAATAAGGTAA
- the rpsN gene encoding 30S ribosomal protein S14, which produces MAKKSKIAKERKRQELVMKYAEKRRELKEKGDYEALRKLPRDSSPTRLTSRCAITGRPRGVIRKFELSRIKFRELAHKGQIPGVKKSSW; this is translated from the coding sequence ATGGCGAAAAAATCAAAGATCGCAAAAGAACGTAAAAGACAAGAACTTGTGATGAAATATGCAGAGAAGCGGCGAGAGCTAAAAGAAAAAGGGGATTATGAAGCCCTTAGAAAGCTTCCTCGTGATTCTTCTCCGACAAGACTTACCAGTCGTTGTGCCATCACTGGGAGACCAAGAGGCGTCATAAGAAAGTTCGAGCTGTCCAGAATTAAATTTCGTGAGCTTGCTCATAAAGGACAAATTCCGGGTGTAAAAAAATCAAGCTGGTAA
- a CDS encoding Fur family transcriptional regulator: protein MNIAAALDILREKGYKFTGKRAKMLEIFVEENRYLSAKNAFQFMRDDYPNLSVDTIYRNIKLFEKLDILESTEIKGETRYRYKCSKDHHHQIICTDCGTVQKIEMCPMEAVSTTPEGFTITHHKFEIYGYCEDCKP from the coding sequence ATGAATATAGCTGCTGCATTAGATATTCTAAGGGAAAAAGGATATAAATTTACAGGAAAAAGAGCAAAAATGCTGGAAATATTCGTCGAAGAAAACCGGTATTTATCGGCCAAAAACGCCTTCCAATTTATGAGGGATGATTATCCCAACTTAAGTGTAGACACGATTTATCGAAATATCAAATTATTTGAGAAACTAGATATTTTAGAGTCCACAGAAATAAAAGGAGAAACACGTTATCGTTATAAATGTTCGAAAGATCATCACCATCAAATCATCTGCACTGATTGTGGCACGGTTCAAAAAATAGAAATGTGTCCGATGGAGGCTGTGTCGACTACACCGGAAGGGTTTACGATTACCCACCATAAATTTGAAATTTATGGATATTGTGAGGACTGCAAGCCATAA
- a CDS encoding glycine betaine uptake BCCT transporter has protein sequence MKKLTPVFFISLFIALLFIIWGVVAPNNVEAITSAIQGAISSHLGWFYLLSATCFLLFALFLIFSPYGRLKLGQPDEKPEYHYLTWFAFLFTAGMGIGLVFWGVAEPLYHYYAPSSQVPETVEAQEEALRYSFFHWGLHPWAIYAVVALSLAYFKFRHQAPGVLSAAFKPLLGDRINGKIGTAINVIVVFATIFGVSTSLGFGAAQVTGGLSSIFDSVTNNTSTQLIVILVITLLYMLSAATGLDRGIKMLSLFNIILAISLMLFLLFTGPTVYIFNVFTQTLGSYLQNLPSMSFDTNIFAGDQSWVQDWTIFYWAWWIAWSPFVGTFIARVSRGRTIREFVIGVLAVPTIFGGLWFSVFGGTAIQEDIAQGGALYNVMTKMGEEVALFTLLEQFPFASIMIVLATLLIITFFITSADSATFVLGMQTTNGSMNPPMSVKLIWGIIQSSAAAILLLSGGLNALQTVMIIAALPFTFVMIGLIFSLSKALKSEKHLIQNRTQLREERQKLKEERLKLNQEKQAMKRQQPEKRVNKL, from the coding sequence ATGAAGAAACTTACACCCGTATTTTTCATTTCTTTGTTCATAGCTCTGCTTTTTATTATTTGGGGGGTTGTGGCCCCAAACAATGTTGAAGCAATAACCAGTGCTATCCAAGGAGCCATTTCTTCTCATTTAGGATGGTTTTACTTACTTTCTGCTACTTGTTTCTTGTTATTTGCCTTATTCTTAATCTTTAGTCCTTATGGTCGATTAAAGTTAGGACAGCCTGATGAAAAGCCTGAATATCATTACCTCACTTGGTTCGCTTTTTTATTTACAGCTGGAATGGGTATTGGGCTTGTTTTCTGGGGAGTGGCTGAACCTTTATATCATTATTATGCCCCCTCTTCACAAGTTCCTGAAACAGTAGAAGCGCAAGAGGAAGCTCTTCGCTATTCATTCTTTCATTGGGGGTTACATCCATGGGCAATTTACGCGGTGGTAGCTCTGTCTCTCGCCTATTTTAAGTTTCGTCATCAAGCACCAGGCGTTCTTAGTGCGGCTTTTAAACCACTCTTAGGGGATCGAATCAATGGAAAAATTGGCACAGCAATAAACGTTATTGTTGTGTTTGCTACCATCTTTGGCGTTTCTACCTCACTAGGTTTTGGTGCTGCCCAAGTCACGGGTGGCTTGTCCTCCATCTTCGACTCTGTGACTAACAATACATCAACTCAATTGATCGTTATTTTAGTCATTACTTTATTATATATGCTCTCCGCAGCAACAGGACTTGATCGTGGTATAAAAATGTTAAGTTTATTTAATATCATTCTTGCTATTAGTTTAATGTTGTTTCTCCTCTTTACAGGGCCAACCGTTTATATTTTTAATGTATTTACGCAAACTCTAGGAAGCTATTTGCAAAACCTTCCTAGTATGAGTTTTGATACAAATATCTTTGCGGGGGATCAATCGTGGGTACAAGATTGGACCATTTTTTATTGGGCATGGTGGATTGCCTGGTCTCCGTTTGTCGGAACATTTATTGCCCGTGTGTCAAGGGGAAGAACCATTCGTGAATTTGTTATTGGTGTCCTTGCCGTTCCCACCATTTTTGGCGGATTATGGTTTTCTGTATTTGGAGGAACAGCCATCCAGGAAGATATTGCACAAGGAGGAGCCCTTTATAACGTTATGACCAAAATGGGAGAAGAAGTTGCTCTTTTTACCCTTCTCGAGCAGTTTCCTTTCGCTTCCATTATGATTGTTCTTGCTACTTTATTAATAATTACATTCTTTATTACTTCAGCTGACTCAGCAACGTTTGTCCTTGGCATGCAAACAACAAATGGAAGCATGAATCCCCCTATGTCAGTGAAACTTATTTGGGGAATCATTCAATCATCAGCAGCTGCCATTCTTTTACTTTCCGGTGGTTTAAACGCCCTGCAAACGGTGATGATCATTGCAGCCCTTCCTTTTACCTTTGTCATGATTGGGTTAATTTTCTCATTATCAAAAGCACTGAAAAGCGAAAAACACCTAATCCAAAATAGGACGCAACTCCGAGAGGAAAGACAGAAATTAAAAGAAGAAAGGTTAAAACTAAATCAAGAAAAGCAAGCAATGAAACGTCAACAACCCGAGAAGCGAGTAAACAAGTTATAA